In Candidatus Methylomirabilota bacterium, a single window of DNA contains:
- a CDS encoding DinB family protein, which produces MMRIVDPILVELDREAAITKRVLERVPNDKLTGKPHAKSMSLGQLALHVATTRGQVAALVVSSEHELPKFDEFPAAASAAELVPALEQSVASAKEVLSSLDNQTAMSTWKLTKDGKELLVIPRIGVVRSIMLNYWYHHRGQLSVYLRLLNIPVPSIYGPSADENPFF; this is translated from the coding sequence ATGATGCGCATCGTTGATCCCATTCTCGTGGAGCTGGATCGGGAGGCCGCGATAACTAAGAGAGTGCTCGAGCGCGTGCCGAACGACAAGCTGACGGGGAAGCCGCACGCGAAGTCGATGTCGCTTGGTCAGCTCGCGTTGCACGTGGCGACGACGCGAGGCCAGGTCGCAGCGCTCGTGGTGAGTAGCGAACATGAGTTGCCGAAGTTCGATGAGTTTCCGGCGGCCGCAAGCGCAGCCGAACTCGTACCCGCACTCGAGCAGAGCGTTGCCAGCGCCAAAGAGGTCCTGAGCAGCCTGGACAACCAGACCGCCATGTCGACCTGGAAACTGACCAAAGATGGCAAGGAGCTGCTTGTCATTCCCCGGATCGGGGTCGTCCGTTCCATCATGTTGAACTACTGGTACCACCATCGTGGCCAGCTGTCGGTCTATCTCCGGCTCCTGAACATCCCCGTTCCCTCGATCTACGGGCCGAGCGCGGACGAGAACCCGTTCTTTTAG
- a CDS encoding PilZ domain-containing protein: MSHADTRQHPRFPLRLPVLCESPDIPDYRTVGFTYDVSRGGLLLEVLDLLSPGNPASLLLPTCEQNARAEAVVIWTAEGAPGRMGVRFTNWSIPDFPAWERLLALQAGPTPRTSVRTPVALEVTCRILPDTILAGQARNLSDGGLMIALPRPLPPQTRLTLEVPRSSTLSPVEAEMEVLWTGAARADRSVLHGLRFRSADIDKELFLVGALLRGFVATD; encoded by the coding sequence ATGAGCCATGCTGACACCCGCCAGCATCCCCGATTCCCGTTACGGCTGCCGGTCCTCTGCGAGAGCCCGGACATCCCCGACTACCGAACGGTCGGCTTCACCTACGACGTGAGTCGGGGCGGGCTACTGCTCGAGGTCTTGGACCTGCTCTCCCCCGGGAACCCGGCCAGTCTCCTCCTGCCCACGTGCGAGCAGAATGCCCGGGCCGAGGCGGTCGTGATCTGGACGGCCGAGGGCGCCCCCGGCCGAATGGGTGTGCGCTTTACCAACTGGTCTATTCCTGATTTCCCTGCCTGGGAGCGGCTCCTGGCCTTGCAGGCGGGCCCGACTCCACGGACCTCCGTCCGTACCCCCGTGGCACTCGAGGTCACCTGCCGGATCCTCCCCGATACCATCCTCGCCGGGCAGGCGAGGAACCTCAGCGACGGCGGGCTGATGATCGCCCTTCCGCGGCCCCTCCCGCCCCAAACGCGCTTGACCCTGGAGGTTCCACGCTCGTCTACTCTCTCGCCGGTGGAGGCGGAGATGGAGGTGCTCTGGACCGGAGCCGCTCGCGCAGATCGCTCTGTCCTCCACGGTCTGCGCTTTCGCTCAGCCGACATCGACAAGGAGCTCTTCCTCGTCGGCGCCCTCCTCCGGGGGTTCGTCGCCACGGATTAG